Proteins encoded together in one Bradyrhizobium sp. CB82 window:
- a CDS encoding FAD-dependent oxidoreductase encodes MSDTAVPGTIVIGAGVIGLSAALALQAQGHRVIVLDREGPAAGASAGNAGAFAFTDILPLASPGVLRKAPKWLLDPLGPLSIPPAYALRIAPWMFRFWRACAPGRVAQSTAAQTSLMDLSKAELEPFLRQTGTLAMLRKEGNLQVYENEAEFRASLPGWQARADHGIAFHHMTAAEMADIQPGIAPRFTRGTFTPGWYSISDPKLYTLALADRFAADGGIIQRSEVTALRPLENGVEVIAGGTHRADRAVVAAGAFSHKMVHTLGERIPLETERGYNTTLPTDAFDLRTQITFGGHGFVVSRLSTGIRVGGAVELGGLSLPPNFGRSRAMLTKASTFLPGLKTNGGIEWMGFRLSLPDSLPIIGHARATSRVTYAFGHGHLGLTQSAGTARLVADLVAGRTPAIDLSPFSPRRF; translated from the coding sequence ATGTCCGACACGGCAGTTCCCGGCACGATCGTGATCGGAGCAGGTGTCATCGGCCTGTCTGCCGCGCTGGCCCTGCAGGCCCAGGGGCATCGCGTTATCGTCCTGGACCGGGAAGGTCCCGCTGCGGGTGCTTCAGCCGGCAACGCGGGCGCATTCGCCTTTACCGACATATTGCCGCTCGCTTCGCCCGGTGTTCTGCGCAAGGCGCCGAAATGGCTACTCGACCCCCTTGGGCCGCTCTCGATCCCGCCCGCATATGCGCTGCGGATCGCGCCATGGATGTTCCGCTTCTGGCGGGCCTGCGCCCCCGGCCGTGTGGCTCAATCGACAGCGGCGCAGACATCGCTCATGGACTTGTCGAAAGCCGAACTTGAGCCTTTCCTGCGGCAGACGGGAACGCTTGCCATGCTACGCAAGGAAGGTAACCTGCAAGTCTATGAAAATGAGGCTGAGTTCCGTGCCTCTCTGCCCGGGTGGCAGGCGCGCGCCGACCATGGAATCGCATTCCATCACATGACAGCGGCGGAGATGGCGGACATCCAGCCTGGCATTGCCCCGCGTTTCACTCGCGGCACGTTCACCCCAGGTTGGTATTCAATATCTGATCCGAAGCTCTACACGTTAGCTCTCGCCGATCGTTTCGCTGCCGATGGCGGGATCATCCAACGTTCAGAAGTGACCGCATTGCGGCCGCTCGAGAACGGCGTCGAGGTGATTGCTGGCGGGACGCACCGTGCGGATCGTGCGGTTGTGGCGGCAGGGGCTTTCTCGCACAAGATGGTCCATACCTTGGGCGAGCGCATCCCGCTCGAAACCGAACGCGGTTACAACACCACGCTCCCGACCGATGCCTTCGACCTGCGCACGCAGATTACGTTTGGAGGGCACGGCTTCGTCGTCTCTCGCCTTTCGACAGGCATCCGCGTCGGCGGCGCAGTCGAACTCGGCGGTCTTTCGCTGCCTCCAAATTTCGGCCGCTCCCGCGCCATGCTGACCAAGGCAAGCACTTTCCTTCCTGGTTTAAAGACCAACGGGGGCATCGAATGGATGGGATTCCGTCTCTCGCTGCCCGACAGCCTTCCAATCATTGGCCATGCCCGCGCGACATCGCGCGTTACTTACGCTTTCGGCCATGGTCATCTGGGCCTGACGCAATCGGCCGGCACGGCCCGGCTCGTCGCCGACCTCGTCGCGGGGCGAACACCCGCCATCGACCTCTCTCCCTTCTCGCCTCGGAGATTCTGA
- a CDS encoding TIM barrel protein, which produces MRNPYSVAHLTALGLPPPQLIEAASDAGYEYVGLRLNRTTPEEPLYDLVNDRMLMRETKASLARSGIEVWDIEAARMDPLRDHLHYRAFLEAGAELGARRVLAQLPDPEKSRAVDRFGALCDMAKPLNLNVSLEFVSWTETPSLVEAARIVREVDRPNASILLDVLHFDRSCSDLTFLRALPPEWFGWIQVCDAPADHPSDPEEAIYTARCERLVPGEGGIDIKSILACLPEGIVYSLEIPSEPSVKKVGFREYVRRALDETKLHLEDDRLSNRHFNQPARR; this is translated from the coding sequence ATGAGAAATCCGTATTCAGTAGCACACCTGACGGCTCTAGGACTCCCTCCACCTCAGTTGATCGAAGCAGCAAGCGATGCTGGTTACGAATATGTGGGCCTGCGGCTCAACCGGACGACACCAGAGGAGCCATTGTACGATCTGGTCAATGATCGAATGCTTATGAGAGAAACCAAGGCGAGCCTCGCAAGGTCCGGAATAGAGGTTTGGGACATCGAGGCGGCGCGAATGGATCCCTTGCGTGATCACCTGCACTACCGGGCGTTTCTGGAAGCCGGCGCTGAACTCGGAGCCCGGCGCGTCCTTGCCCAGTTGCCCGATCCCGAAAAAAGTCGCGCGGTTGACCGGTTCGGGGCGTTATGTGACATGGCCAAGCCACTCAATCTCAATGTCAGTCTTGAGTTTGTCTCGTGGACGGAGACACCGAGTCTGGTCGAGGCCGCTCGCATCGTACGCGAGGTTGATCGTCCTAACGCCAGCATTCTGCTCGACGTGCTGCACTTTGACCGTTCTTGCTCCGATCTGACTTTTCTGAGGGCGCTCCCGCCCGAATGGTTCGGATGGATTCAGGTTTGCGACGCTCCAGCAGATCATCCATCTGATCCAGAAGAAGCTATCTATACGGCACGGTGCGAAAGACTTGTTCCCGGTGAAGGAGGAATAGACATAAAAAGCATCCTCGCTTGTCTACCAGAGGGCATTGTCTATTCGCTTGAGATACCCAGCGAGCCATCCGTAAAGAAGGTCGGATTTCGTGAATATGTTCGCCGAGCGTTAGATGAAACCAAGTTGCATCTGGAAGACGATCGGCTGTCCAACCGTCATTTCAACCAGCCTGCAAGACGTTAG
- a CDS encoding dihydrodipicolinate synthase family protein yields MNAKIFSGCIPALMTPCTAERQPDFEALVRKGKELIAAGMSAVVYCGSMGDWPLIGDEERMEGVERLVKAGVPVIAGTGAVNTAKAVAHAAHAQKVGAHGLMVIPRVLSRGPSVTAQRHHFKAILAAAPQLPAVIYNSPYYGFATRADLFFALREEHPNLVGFKEFGGAADLRYAAENITSRDVDVSLMIGVDTNVFHGYVNCGATGAITGIGCVLPKEVLHLVALSQAAAKGDPEARRRALELESALAVLSSFDEGPDLVLYFKHMMVLKGNPEYRLHFNETDALTDSQRGYVEAQLKLFETWYAQWSKDLGASQKYAA; encoded by the coding sequence ATGAACGCAAAGATCTTTTCCGGCTGCATTCCGGCTTTGATGACACCCTGCACCGCAGAGCGCCAACCCGACTTCGAAGCCCTCGTTCGCAAGGGGAAGGAGCTGATCGCCGCCGGCATGTCGGCGGTCGTCTATTGCGGCTCGATGGGTGACTGGCCGCTCATTGGCGATGAAGAGCGTATGGAAGGCGTCGAGCGGCTGGTGAAGGCTGGCGTGCCGGTCATTGCTGGCACCGGCGCAGTCAACACCGCCAAGGCCGTGGCTCACGCCGCACATGCTCAGAAAGTTGGCGCGCATGGTCTGATGGTCATACCGCGTGTGTTGTCCCGTGGTCCATCGGTGACGGCCCAGCGTCATCACTTCAAGGCGATCCTCGCGGCTGCGCCGCAGCTCCCGGCCGTGATCTACAACAGCCCCTATTACGGCTTCGCGACGCGAGCAGATCTTTTCTTCGCCCTGCGTGAAGAGCATCCGAACCTCGTGGGCTTCAAGGAGTTCGGCGGCGCGGCGGATTTGCGCTATGCGGCCGAGAACATCACCAGCCGCGATGTCGATGTGTCGCTGATGATCGGCGTCGACACGAACGTGTTCCATGGCTACGTGAACTGCGGCGCGACCGGCGCCATCACCGGCATTGGCTGCGTTTTGCCGAAAGAAGTGTTGCACCTGGTCGCGCTCAGTCAGGCAGCCGCGAAGGGTGACCCCGAAGCGCGCCGGCGTGCGCTGGAGCTGGAAAGCGCGCTAGCGGTCCTTTCCTCCTTCGACGAAGGTCCGGACCTCGTGCTTTACTTCAAGCACATGATGGTGCTGAAGGGTAACCCTGAGTACAGGCTTCACTTCAACGAGACCGACGCCCTGACCGACAGCCAGCGCGGCTATGTCGAGGCCCAGCTGAAGCTGTTCGAAACTTGGTACGCCCAATGGTCGAAAGATCTCGGCGCGTCGCAAAAGTACGCGGCCTGA
- a CDS encoding molybdopterin guanine dinucleotide-containing S/N-oxide reductase, translating into MNETIGFPDPGLDLSDGFRPHTSHWGVFSARNSEAGLEVRAYAGDPDPNGIIGNFPGALRHQARIARPAIRRGWLERGPGPDDRRGRDEFVSVSWDKALDLLGDELTRIRDTRGPSAVFGGSYGWSSAGRFHHAQSQVHRFLNVAMGGYVRSVNTYSSGASSVLLPQILAGYEDITKRNVSWEQIAIETEIVLAFGGMALKNSMVAGGSISKHVERGAMAAARRRGCEFVLVSPLRDDLPAEAGAEWMTCVPGTDTAMMLGIVHTLVEERLHDQAFLDRYTEGWPVFLRYLTGESDGRAKSAEWAAAICGVDAHMIRKLARRLAGRRALITVSHSLQRAEHGEQPVWMGMVLAAALGQIGLAGGGYAYSLGAIGYYGRRVNDVPGPTLGQGRNGVADFIPVARIADMLLNPGSFYRYNGETRTYPDIRLVYWAGGNPFHHHQDINRLRKAFAKVDTLIVHELAWTATARHADIVLPVTMTLEREDIGYSTNDPLMVAMHRIAEPFGLARDDYEIFADLAERLGAREPFTEGRTARQWLAHLYEPTRASLKARGLEAPTFEEFWQRGSLIVPQQPDDGGRLRRFREDPVAHALPTPSGRIEIFSAKIAGHGDADCPGHPVWLEKTDVPKPDSPCFLVANQPVTRLHSQLDFGGHSSAAKHRGREVARMNPRDADARGIKDGDIIRLFNERGACLAAVHVTDGIAPGVVQLPTGAWYDPMDPEDEAPLCVHGNPNVLTRDIGTSSFAQGCTGQLTTIEVERFTGNLPPIRAFDPI; encoded by the coding sequence ATGAACGAGACAATTGGCTTCCCGGATCCCGGCCTCGACCTGTCGGACGGCTTCAGGCCGCATACTTCGCACTGGGGCGTGTTCTCGGCGCGTAACAGTGAGGCCGGGTTGGAAGTCAGGGCGTACGCGGGGGATCCTGATCCGAACGGCATCATCGGCAATTTTCCCGGCGCGCTCCGCCACCAGGCGCGAATCGCTCGGCCCGCGATCCGGCGCGGCTGGCTCGAGCGTGGTCCCGGCCCCGACGATCGCCGCGGCCGTGACGAATTCGTCTCCGTCAGCTGGGACAAGGCGCTCGACTTATTAGGGGACGAGCTGACGCGCATCCGCGACACGCGCGGCCCCTCGGCTGTGTTCGGCGGCTCCTATGGCTGGTCGAGCGCGGGCCGCTTCCATCATGCGCAGAGCCAGGTTCATCGCTTCCTCAACGTCGCGATGGGCGGCTATGTCCGTTCGGTCAACACCTATTCCTCGGGCGCGTCCTCGGTGCTGCTGCCGCAGATTTTGGCGGGCTATGAAGACATCACCAAGCGCAACGTCAGCTGGGAGCAGATCGCGATCGAGACCGAAATCGTGCTGGCGTTCGGCGGCATGGCGCTGAAGAATTCCATGGTGGCCGGTGGCTCGATCAGCAAGCACGTCGAGCGCGGCGCCATGGCAGCGGCGCGCCGGCGCGGCTGCGAGTTCGTCCTTGTCAGCCCGCTGCGTGACGATCTGCCCGCGGAGGCCGGTGCCGAATGGATGACATGCGTGCCCGGCACCGACACCGCTATGATGCTCGGCATCGTCCACACGCTGGTCGAGGAACGCCTGCACGATCAGGCTTTCCTCGATCGTTACACCGAAGGGTGGCCGGTCTTCCTGCGCTATCTGACCGGCGAGAGCGACGGGCGAGCCAAGAGCGCCGAATGGGCCGCCGCGATCTGCGGCGTCGATGCGCACATGATCCGCAAGCTTGCTCGTCGCCTTGCCGGACGGCGTGCGCTCATCACCGTCTCCCATTCGCTGCAGCGCGCCGAGCATGGCGAGCAGCCGGTGTGGATGGGCATGGTGCTGGCGGCAGCACTCGGCCAGATCGGCCTTGCCGGCGGCGGCTACGCCTATTCGCTCGGCGCGATCGGCTATTACGGCCGCCGCGTCAACGACGTGCCGGGGCCGACGCTGGGGCAGGGGCGCAACGGTGTCGCCGATTTCATTCCGGTGGCGCGCATCGCCGACATGCTGCTCAACCCCGGCAGCTTTTATCGCTACAATGGCGAGACGCGCACCTATCCGGACATCCGTCTGGTCTACTGGGCCGGCGGCAATCCATTCCATCATCACCAGGACATCAACCGCCTGCGCAAGGCCTTCGCGAAAGTAGACACGCTCATCGTGCACGAGCTCGCCTGGACCGCCACGGCGCGGCACGCCGACATCGTCCTGCCCGTCACGATGACGCTCGAGCGCGAGGACATCGGCTATTCCACCAACGATCCCTTGATGGTCGCCATGCACCGGATCGCCGAGCCGTTTGGCCTTGCGCGTGACGACTATGAGATCTTCGCCGATCTCGCCGAACGGCTCGGCGCACGCGAGCCCTTCACGGAAGGTCGCACCGCGCGGCAGTGGCTGGCGCATCTCTACGAGCCGACCCGCGCCTCGCTCAAAGCGCGCGGCCTCGAGGCCCCGACGTTCGAGGAATTTTGGCAGCGCGGCAGCCTGATCGTGCCGCAACAGCCCGACGACGGCGGCAGGCTGCGCCGCTTCCGCGAGGATCCTGTCGCTCACGCCCTGCCGACGCCGAGCGGACGCATCGAGATTTTTTCGGCGAAGATCGCAGGCCACGGCGACGCGGATTGTCCGGGCCATCCGGTCTGGCTCGAGAAGACCGACGTGCCGAAGCCTGACTCGCCGTGTTTCCTGGTCGCCAACCAGCCGGTGACGCGCCTGCACAGTCAGCTCGACTTCGGCGGACATTCCTCGGCTGCAAAACACCGCGGCCGCGAGGTCGCGCGCATGAACCCGCGCGACGCGGATGCTCGTGGGATCAAGGATGGTGACATCATCCGCCTGTTCAACGAACGCGGCGCCTGCCTTGCCGCGGTGCATGTCACCGACGGCATCGCGCCCGGCGTCGTCCAGCTGCCGACCGGCGCGTGGTACGACCCGATGGATCCCGAGGACGAAGCGCCGCTCTGCGTTCACGGCAACCCGAACGTGCTCACGCGCGACATCGGCACGTCGTCCTTCGCGCAAGGCTGCACCGGCCAGCTCACGACGATCGAGGTGGAGCGGTTCACCGGCAATTTGCCGCCGATCCGCGCCTTCGATCCGATCTAG
- a CDS encoding 4-hydroxyproline epimerase: MATHTFSCIDGHTCGNPVRLVSGGGPRLEGANMLEKRAHFLREYDWIRTGLMFEPRGHDMMSGSILYPPTRPDCDVAVLFIETSGCLPMCGHGTIGTITMGIENGLITPREPGKLSIDAPAGKVDITYRQEGRFVEEVRLTNVPGFLYAEGLTAEVDGLGEIVVDVAYGGNFYAIVEPQRNFRDMADHTASDLVRWSPRLRAALNEKYEFVHPEHPEIKGLSHIQWTGRPTKPEAHARNAVFYGEKAIDRSPCGTGTSARMAQLAAKGKLKVGDEFVHESIIGSLFKGRVEANVMVANRHAIVPSIAGWARMTGINTIFIDDRDPFAHGFVVK, translated from the coding sequence ATGGCTACCCACACCTTCTCCTGTATCGATGGGCATACCTGCGGCAATCCGGTGCGTCTCGTCTCCGGTGGCGGCCCGCGCCTGGAAGGCGCGAACATGCTTGAAAAACGGGCCCATTTCTTGCGCGAATATGACTGGATCCGCACCGGTCTGATGTTCGAGCCGCGCGGACACGACATGATGTCGGGCTCCATCCTCTATCCGCCGACGCGCCCCGATTGCGATGTTGCAGTGCTGTTCATCGAGACGTCAGGTTGCCTGCCGATGTGCGGTCACGGCACCATCGGAACCATCACGATGGGCATCGAGAATGGCCTCATCACGCCGCGTGAACCCGGCAAGCTGTCGATCGATGCGCCGGCCGGCAAGGTCGATATCACCTACCGGCAGGAAGGCCGCTTCGTCGAGGAGGTGCGGCTCACCAACGTCCCGGGCTTTCTCTACGCGGAGGGCTTGACGGCCGAGGTCGATGGTCTTGGTGAAATCGTCGTCGATGTCGCCTATGGCGGCAATTTCTACGCCATCGTCGAGCCGCAAAGGAATTTCCGCGACATGGCCGACCACACGGCATCCGACCTGGTGCGGTGGTCGCCGCGCCTACGTGCTGCGCTCAACGAGAAGTATGAGTTCGTCCATCCCGAGCACCCGGAGATCAAAGGTCTCAGCCACATCCAGTGGACGGGCAGGCCGACGAAACCGGAGGCGCACGCCCGCAACGCCGTCTTCTACGGCGAGAAGGCCATCGACCGCTCGCCATGCGGCACGGGCACCTCGGCGCGCATGGCGCAGCTCGCCGCGAAAGGCAAGCTCAAGGTCGGCGACGAGTTCGTACATGAGTCCATCATCGGCTCGCTGTTCAAGGGACGGGTCGAGGCCAATGTCATGGTCGCCAACCGGCACGCGATCGTCCCCTCGATTGCCGGCTGGGCCCGCATGACCGGCATCAACACGATATTCATCGACGATCGCGATCCGTTCGCTCACGGCTTCGTCGTGAAGTGA
- a CDS encoding GntR family transcriptional regulator has protein sequence MIDRTIVPSTDRKRGEGVKLVYDILRDEILDLILPPGSPIDEVQLAERLSMSRTPIREALVRLAGEGLVTALPNRSTIVSNIDFLNLHTFFDALTLMYRVTTRLAAECRTEADLEVIRARQAEFTRAVDAHDALAMIATNRNFHAAIAEAGRNPYYISLFGRLLDEGRRILRIYYSSFDDQLPRRYVLEHEDIIAAIDARDVEKADQLASAHADQIVRHIQEMIGRDRRQRIAL, from the coding sequence ATGATCGACAGGACGATCGTTCCTTCAACCGACCGTAAACGCGGTGAAGGGGTTAAATTGGTTTACGACATCCTACGCGACGAGATTCTGGATCTCATCCTGCCGCCCGGCAGCCCGATCGACGAGGTCCAGTTGGCGGAACGGCTTTCAATGTCGCGCACGCCGATCCGCGAAGCGCTCGTGCGGTTGGCCGGTGAGGGGCTGGTCACCGCGCTGCCAAATCGCTCGACGATCGTGTCGAACATCGACTTCCTCAACCTCCACACTTTCTTCGACGCGCTCACGCTGATGTATCGCGTGACAACACGGCTGGCCGCCGAGTGTCGTACGGAAGCGGACCTTGAAGTCATTCGCGCGCGTCAGGCCGAGTTCACCCGTGCCGTGGACGCGCACGATGCGCTCGCCATGATCGCCACGAATCGCAATTTTCACGCGGCCATCGCTGAGGCGGGGCGCAATCCCTATTACATCAGTCTTTTCGGCCGGCTTCTCGATGAAGGCCGGCGAATCCTGCGCATATACTACTCGTCGTTCGACGATCAACTGCCCCGCCGCTACGTGCTCGAGCACGAGGATATCATCGCTGCGATCGACGCCCGCGACGTTGAGAAGGCGGACCAGTTGGCCTCCGCCCATGCCGACCAGATTGTTCGGCACATTCAGGAGATGATCGGACGCGACCGCCGACAGCGCATCGCGCTGTAA